One Cynocephalus volans isolate mCynVol1 chromosome 5, mCynVol1.pri, whole genome shotgun sequence DNA window includes the following coding sequences:
- the LOC134378000 gene encoding ubiquitin-conjugating enzyme E2 N-like, with protein sequence MAGLPRRIIKETQHLLAEPVPGIKAEPDESNTRYFHVVIVGPQDSPFEGGTFKLELFLPEEYPMAAPKVCFMTKIYHPNVDKLGRICLDILKDKWSPALQIRTVLLSIQALLSAPNPDDPLANDVAEQWKTNEAQAIETARAWTRLYAMNNI encoded by the coding sequence ATGGCTGGGCTGCCCCGCAGGATCATCAAAGAAACCCAGCATTTGCTGGCAGAACCAGTTCCTGGCATTAAGGCAGAACCAGATGAGAGCAACACCCGTTATTTCCATGTGGTCATTGTTGGCCCCCAGGATTCACCCTTTGAGGGAGGGACTTTTAAACTTGAACTATTCCTTCCAGAAGAATACCCTATGGCAGCCCCTAAAGTATGTTTCATGACCAAAATTTATCATCCTAATGTAGACAAGTTGGGAAGAATATGTTTagatattttgaaagataaatggTCCCCAGCACTGCAGATCCGCACAGTTCTGCTATCGATCCAGGCTTTGTTAAGTGCTCCCAATCCAGATGATCCATTAGCAAATGATGTAGCGGAGCAGTGGAAGACCAACGAAGCCCAAGCCATAGAAACAGCTAGAGCATGGACTAGGCTATATGCCATGAATAATATTTAA